A segment of the Manis javanica isolate MJ-LG chromosome 10, MJ_LKY, whole genome shotgun sequence genome:
TCTGGAGAAAAgaacacacatacagacacaagAAAATGGTACGAAGATGCAGTGTAGAGTAAAACTGGAGAACCTACGCAAAAAGTAGACAAATTTAAAGTATAAGTGCACCATAGATAACTCAATCCTCAGACTCACAGGTAGGAAGGGAAGTGGAATGGGTGTgggtgcaggtgaagcagcagagGGCGGCCTGGGGTAGTCAATGGAGTTTCCTTCTGGAAAGCATGTTCACCGCGTCACAGCACAGACAGTTTAGGATGAGCCTGAGGAGCCACTACAGATGTGGCTATCTGTCCCCAGAGACCAGTTTCTGGAGCCTCGAGGCGGGCAGAGTGCAGGGTGACGCAGTTGTGTGGCTGCCAAGGTGCTGAGGCAGCAAGTGCGGAGGCCTACGGGAACAGCTATACCCATCACAACCTAACGGCAGAGCGTCTGGGGGGACCAGGCAGAGGGACACATGAATGAGAAAGCCCGGGGGCAGGGCTCCAGGCCCAGGTGGAAGGGGGCCAGTAGGTGAGCCAGATGCAACTGTCAAGGGATAAGGAAATACTTGAAACTTATGAGGCTGCTTGCCTCTGGGATCCCCTTCGCTGAAGGCCGGGAGCCTGGCCTCACCTTGTGATAAACCTCCGGTGGTGACGTGACCAAGGTGGGACAGAAGGAAGTGACTCCGTGGGACAATAACCTCCGAGCCACCAGGTCAACCCCTGAACCCATGTCCTCCGTGGCTTGAGAGAAGTCAACCCCAAATCCACCTAAGGCCACAAAAAAGAGGAGGTCGCACGATGCTCAGAGCTCTTCCCCTGCATCCCCAGCCCCAAGGCCACACCGTTGATCTGCACGTCAATGAAGCCGGGAGCCAGGATGCAGCCTCCGCAGTCCCGCTGCTCGTCGGCCACGCGCCGCTCTTCAAAGAACAGCTTCTCCGGGTCCAGAATTCGGCCCTCGCGCACCCACAGGTCCTCGCTGCGGACAGGGCCGGGCAGGGGCTCGGACCGCCGGCTTCACGTCCCCCACACCCCCGTCTGCACCCCACCCGCGCAGCGCCCCGCACCTAACCTGAGCAGCGTCCGGCCCCGCAGGATGCGGCAGTTGGTGAACTGGAGCACCGGCGCCCGCACAGCGCCCTGGCCGCCGCGCATCTTGAGCCACCCGGTCCAACTGAGAGGGCGGCTCGGAGAGTCCCGCGCCGATTCCGGCCCGCCCACGTGACCCCCAGCTGACGCCGGCGCCCGCGTGATCAGGCACCCACGTGACCGGCGCACCCGCAGCCCCGCCCCCAGAGTCCACACAGGCGGGCCGCGCACGGGAGTCCAGTAACATCCGAGAGCTTTATTGGACACGGCTCGGCGCCAGGCCTGGCAAAGCACTGTACTGCCCCGCAGCCGGGGCCAGAGGAGGGCGGGGCCCACCATGGTCTGAGCACACGGTACCCCACAACGCAACACTCTACCTAAGGTTACTATATGGTTGGGAGATGGAGACTGCTCCAGACTGATGAACAGGTCAaatctttataaataataaacatcCAGTGAAGAGAAAAAGGACAACTCTAATTCATCCTTGCACACAGAGCACTCTAGGGCAGATGGGTGGGGTGGCCAGAGGCCTGCATCCTCACTGGTTCGGGGCCTGGATGGGTGATGAGGGGGCCCAGATGTCCACTGCACGGGGCGGGCGGGGGCAAGGCGGGGGGCAACAGACCAGGGGCACTAGGACACTGCGCATTTACAAGACCAGCTACTGGGGTCAGCTGCCCCGTGAGTGTGTGTCAGGCTGTTCATTCTGGAATGAGGAGGGGATGGTCTTTACATCGTATTATGTGGCCGGCGGACTTGGAGAAGGGCTACTTTGTGGAGAGGATGAGGGCGACAATGAGACCGTACAGGCCCAGCACCTCAGCGAAGATGAGGATCAGGATCATGCCCACGAATAGCCGGGGCTGCTGGGCAGTGCCCCGCACACCGGCATCCCCCACAATGCCAATGGCAAAGCCGGCTGCCAGCCCGCTCAGGCCCACACTCAGGCCAGCGCCCAGCTGGAGGAAACTCCTAGGGTAGAGAGGACACAAGGTATTAGCTACCCCCTGGGAgagccccacaccccagccctccccagtTCAGTGCAGTGGCCTGGTCCTGAGCCAGGTATGGGGAAAAGACCCCTACTCACTTGTAGAGGCTGATGCCATCATTCAGGGAGTTGGCGATGAGGACTGCCACCACCAGGCCATAGATGGCGATGATGCCAGCCATGACCACTGGGATGATGGACTTCATGATCAGCTCTGGCCGCATGACGGACATGGCCGCGATGCCGGTGCCGCTCTTGGCAGTACCATAGGCAGCACCcaaggctgggggagggagggaaggcaaaGTCAACCCAGAGTACCTGCCCCAGGACCCTGGGGTCGCTCTGACACAGTTGAGGGCTGCTCCAGGTTATCAAGGGAGAGATGACAGTGGCACCCAGCCAGAGACAGGTGATGGCCCTCATGAGGAATGGCCACAGATGGGCACCTGAGAAACCTGGGGAGCCATTTTTCTTCTACCAGCAGCCCTTCTGGCCGGCGTATCTGGCTCCTGCTCTGCTGGGAAACGCCAACCTGTGCTCCCCAGCACTCCATATGGTGCTGCAGACTCCACACTCCCAGGCAGCTTTAGTAATAGCAGCccagaagctgaggcagaggtgCGGCTAGTCCAGCAGCCCAGTCACACAGGAAACAGGCAGCTGGGTCCCTGAAGCCTTCCTTGCTGGAGACTCTGGACACCTTTAACCCACCAGGAATCCCCAGGTCCTCAGGTCAGGAAAGGGCTGGAAAAGCTCCGCTAGAGGTGACTGCTACATCCCACTACCTCAAATGCTGGGCAGGCCAGTCAGCCCTTCTGCCCTGAGGCCATACCAGGAGCAACACGTTGAAGAGTCCCCACTGCACACAAGCTCTGACCAGTGTCAGGGAAGCCGACCTGG
Coding sequences within it:
- the ATP6V0C gene encoding V-type proton ATPase 16 kDa proteolipid subunit c isoform X2, whose amino-acid sequence is MSETKGGPEYASFFAVMGASAAMVFSALGAAYGTAKSGTGIAAMSVMRPELIMKSIIPVVMAGIIAIYGLVVAVLIANSLNDGISLYKSFLQLGAGLSVGLSGLAAGFAIGIVGDAGVRGTAQQPRLFVGMILILIFAEVLGLYGLIVALILSTK
- the ATP6V0C gene encoding V-type proton ATPase 16 kDa proteolipid subunit c isoform X1 gives rise to the protein MNATAPPRPGVRAGPTPQDSRGRQRSAAHLWGLSGRRAGVRAALGAAYGTAKSGTGIAAMSVMRPELIMKSIIPVVMAGIIAIYGLVVAVLIANSLNDGISLYKSFLQLGAGLSVGLSGLAAGFAIGIVGDAGVRGTAQQPRLFVGMILILIFAEVLGLYGLIVALILSTK